The Magallana gigas chromosome 6, xbMagGiga1.1, whole genome shotgun sequence genome includes the window CATGTTATAAAGTGAATTAGACAAAGAAACAGCAATGCTCAAAAGACCAAACCTACCAACGAATGAATAATCAGATAGCTCTTAACAAAATTTCCTTCTATTCTCTACATAACACTGAATGCTTATGTAGTAAAAATTAGTATTACATGTTAGTCCTATTTGTAAACAGTGATAAAATGTCAAATGGTCAACACGTTCACAGTAATAATTACTGTACGTTCATGTCAGATAACTTTTTCTGAGCATTATGGTGTATTTAAAAATGAGACTTCTTTCATGTTATTCCTACCCTGTTCAGAGCCACTTGTGGCCGACGCACTGTCTTCAGAACCATCAGATTGATGCAACACGTGTACCTCTGTCATGGTGGATGAAATTGAAAGTGAAAGTGAAATTCAGAATATTTGCTATCTTGTTATAACGAAACGAATGTatgtaatgttttataaataatatcccGTGAATCAGCGTTAATTTTACTAACTcagataaataatgtaaaaatattgatttttgtggAAATAAACTTATGTTATGATCTTCACCACAAATCAAGATTGTAGCGAGGAATTAATTTCCATCGGGTTCAGTATTTTCTTACTTGTAAACTTCCGGCAGCATGGATGGATTTGATTTGTTTCGAAAATTGGGAGTGggaacaaaatttgattttaaacgaTTTAAGAGTGATGCAAATGTCCTAAATGTAAGAAAAGCacacaataataatttttgctCTGTAAATTTATTCCCGAGCAGTGAGTACACCTTAAAAATTTCTCTGTTGACCAAATAAATAATCAATGTTCTGGCATTTCAGCTACTACCAGCTGCTTCTGTGTCGAAGTCTGCTACAAAGAAAGCAAGATTAGATGCTGATCATGAACAGCAAGAATCTGGTAGAGTAAATCGCTTTCTTCGGTGTTTATTTAGAGTAAAGTGACGTTCCCCACAtaacaggtccagtacaatctccagatttagctatatagcttgaataagctaaatagctttattaagctattcagagtagcttcatttagctattttgtcatacatttttcttaaatttgtaattttatcagtatgtataaaaaatcgcACTTTAGTCCAGTGATAGTTTTCAACTTTAAACTGTTCCGTGAacaatgcatgtaaagattACTCATCAACTTGCGTCTCCTTAAGAGACTTTGCACTAAAAGTTTTGGGGCAACTGATTCATGACCACACAGTtactttttgaatgaaatataaaggaggtcagttatggtaaacaagataattgattggtaataatGTATCACAATGAGAAGAAATCATACCTATCCACGCGTACGTCTCATTGCACACAAAGTGGTAAACAGTAACccaaacaatggaaatatattttttgcttataaGTCTTTAATTGTGGTCAAGTTTATAATGGTCAATTGTGCAAATATGAGTAGCAAGTTAATTGtgattttttgtcaatttcttacaataaatattttcttcaaaaactgcacataaatagctttattaagctatttggaatagctttataaagctatatagctttttcaagctatatagctaaattaagagattgtactggacctgcaTAAGAAACACATGCAAACTCAAAAATTTGTAACATTGGTCATTTGATGATTTCATAAcaataattgaaatttacaaatttgCATATTCCaaacattggttttttttatcagacaATGAAGGGCAAGAATTATCAGACGTAAATCATGAAACTGAAAAGCATACAGAAGAGGGAGACCTGACTGTTTTACAGGGGCTTAAGAAAAAGGGAGAAAAACAACGCACAAAGAAATCTAAACAGAGCTTTGCTCAGATGAAACAAGAAAAGGTATATGATGTTTAGTCATAGCATATTCGACAGTCATGCCATATTtgacatcttttaaaaaagaggaAAGATTGAAATTATGGGAATTTCTTTTTGCAAATATGAGAaaaattttacacatgtatgtgAACTTGTGaagtaagtttttatttttagttttgttttgtttccagaTAAACCacataagaaataaaaacagaatCCATTGTTTTGGGCAAGATCCGCCAAATCCTTGTACGAGCTTTAAACAGTTAGCCGCTACGTATGGACTTAATCCTCAGATCATCAAAAACATTGCTTCCATTGGATACACTCAACCAACTCCCATCCAAATACAAGCTATTCCTACAATGATGGATGTAAGTATATTTAGGTTATCATATCTGTAGTGCATGTATTTCTAGGTAGTCTGTTACTGGCGTTAATCAATTGTATGTTACTGCAGTAACTGTAATCTGATATGgcgaaatttaaaaaagggcAAGAAATTTTCAAGTCAATAACGATCCttactttattgttttctttgcatgggctttttatctttattgttttgaaaatatataattagcAAAATATAAACCAAAAGCGGGACATCAATTTGCTGAATAATGAACAGAAGTTTCATGAACTATGGTTACATACAGTGTATACTATATTTGTAACatcaagaaataaatttaatttttctttattgtgaATTGATTTCTACAATTTTTTCTAATTCCCAGAGGAGAGAAATATTGGCTTGTGCACCCACAGGATCAGGGAAAACGGCAGCATTTCTCCTTCCCATCATGCATCACCTGAAGGAGCACAAAAAGAAAGGCTACCGAGCTCTGATACTGGCTCCAACCCGCGAGTTagccaaacaggtctacccttgCCTGATTTATCCTATCCCTTTATTCTAACATAGATGAACAATAACACAGCATTGTGAAAGAGAAAATGACCCAATGACTTAAATCTAAATGCATTCAATTACATCATTCATttggtaaattttttatttcaaatgaatgcaTTAAGATTTTAGGAATTTAATCGGGtttatgaattttttggatttgcttatgacatatttcttggattttttatttgatttacagATATACAGAGAGTTTTTACGATTATCGGAAGGTTTAGGGCTCAAAGCACACTACATTAGTAAGTCAACTACAGAAAAAAGGCTGGAGAAAAAATATGGTAAGTATTTATAGGCTAAACTATCATTTCATGTGTCTAGATTTTTCTTGTGAATCATTTAATgacttttacatgtatgtagctgtcTAACAAAATggtgatacatgtaccactTTTGCTTTTAATGTAAATAGAGTGGTCCTTTTACTCATGTATGACACATATACAAATGAAATGTCATACTTGCAGATGTGTTGGTTTCTACCCCCAATAGACTGGTGTATATGTTACAAGAGGATCCTCCCCTTATCAACCTCAGTCAGTAAGTACCTACCATGTTACACTTATTGAGTGTTCctgaataaatcattattttacttATCTTCTAATATTTACTAGAGAGTATTACATTTAGATTGATAGAAGACTTATTAATTGTAgacaaaaaacaactttcttTGAAGCTTTTTTTACGCATTGTATGTATTTTACAATAAGGGCATGTATTATCACTGTTATTTCAGGGTGGAATGGCTGGTAATTGATGAATCAGATAAATTGTTCGAAGACGGGAAAACTGGCTTCAGAGATCAGGTACATTTTGCCATTAAGATTTTATGCATAAAGAATTTAATGCAAAgttttattagtttttaaaaattgtcaagaCATGATACATATTGTTGGTAAATATCTTATACGACGTCAAGGTGCATGTGACGTTGTGAGACATtgctattatgacgtcatcataATATTACAGTTGATCATTTGTAAACAACTCTATACTTGTGTTACAGTTGGCCAAGGTTTATCAAGCCTGTGACAGCAATAATGTCAAACGAGCCATGTTTAGTGCGACCTTCGCCATGGAAGTAGAAGAATGGTGTAAACTGAACTTGGATAATGTGTTACAAGTGTACATAGGAGCCAAGTAGGTGCTCTTGTTCACAGCCTTTTACTCTGCTGATGaactaatttttttctttgctctACCATATATGCATGtgccggtgttatatagtgccttttccccctagccatctttccccccggaaaaatggctatatagcagttcttccccccggaaaaatggctatatagcagtttttccccccacggaaagctgactatatagtgggctttccccctttttatagccagattacccccacggaaaacctactatatagtggattttcccccttttttactttccggccatgtttattgcggaccattcgtgacaatattatcaaaaccgatttggtttgacttttcctatagcgtcacgatcatttctgtcagctacgtcatgcataaattatacacgccgccgtTGTGAAAACTTTATGATTGGTTGAGTTAGGCGGAGTTATCAGTACAtgcttatgcaatgccagagctgaaggatttctcatAACAGTTCATTTCCacccaatattattcattcaaaatcgactatcccctatgtttaaattctgtgcatgtaataaagttgattcagttttgtatatactggtgtttatatttgtgttcctctttaattttgttatgaatGGGTTACCGTATGTGAGTGACGAGTGTCGGGTgagtgtgctatttttagatcgagTATTTAAAGTGACCGGTTTGGGTGTAGTGGTCAATAGAGGGTCCGGTAACGACATCAGCCGGGTGCCACGTTTTGCAGCTCCTGTTTCAAGATATGGTGAATATCTCAAGTTAGCTTAATACTAAGGAGAAATGGGTAGCCATTAAAATTTTGGATTCTGTTAGGCGGGCACATGTTTTCCTAGCCGGTAaggttgttttgttgttattttgtacatttcgCTGGTAATTTAGTTCTTAGTGTAATTGGTAGTATGTTTGTATGTTTATCGGGACTTTATTAGTCACAGTATGTTTTTTTCAGTGCGTAAGGGTGTTTGATACAATTACCTGAAATACAGACTGGTGTGCTAGACGGAAATTTTCCTATGGAAGGTCGTGGGGACAATTGACGAAGGTCGGGGACGCATTTTATGCTGAGTGGGGCGTGGCTTTCTATCCGGGCAGTGTCGTAGACTGGAAGCGAGAGACCTGCGAGTCCGGGGCTTTCGGTTAGGATAGCGACAAGAGGGACAGGAACTTTTGACGAGGGCAGGAGCGTCTCGAGTGCATAGTGACCTTGAGTTCATTTTCAGAGAGGTTTTAAGTGTAAAAAAGCGACTGTTATTACAGgcttattttcatatacatgcttttgagctgaaatttaaagtaattgtaaattcacggtattttgaattattgaactttaatatttttttgagtaaatttttcaacaagttttaATGGTTGAAATAGCTTCTAAACAACATTTTGTAGTTTACTTCCATTTTATATCTGATACAGTGTGATTTAATCTTGAATTTAGTAGGATAGTATCAgatatttgttcatttgtttaattgaattattattctttttttgttatgTTCGAATGAGAGTGGTGTGAAAGGGGGAGTGagaataatgatttgttttgtttattaatttttttttcaaattaaacttgtttattttctttacaaaatcttaTTGTTCATTCAGCTGACAAAATCCaaaaagaactcattacatatggtggcagcggtgggatttTGTCATTTAGGctgagtgatttttttttgtattgaatttttcatgTTTGTTTGAATTGAGAAATTCATATCCGTTgtgattgaaacattttttgatttttgaagaaaagttcaataattgtttaatttcttattaaagtTTATTGCAGCTCAGTCCCACCTGAAAGAGAACTCGGTCTTTGATAGTCTGTTGGTTTTGTAGTCTAGAGTTGTACGATGTCGTTACCTGGTTGGGTTAAGAAGGCTGTAGAGGAGGGTCAAGATTTGTCTACTTGTATGGAGATGTGGAAACATGCGTGTGCAGTGGAGCGGGAAG containing:
- the LOC105320381 gene encoding probable ATP-dependent RNA helicase DDX52; translated protein: MDGFDLFRKLGVGTKFDFKRFKSDANVLNLLPAASVSKSATKKARLDADHEQQESDNEGQELSDVNHETEKHTEEGDLTVLQGLKKKGEKQRTKKSKQSFAQMKQEKINHIRNKNRIHCFGQDPPNPCTSFKQLAATYGLNPQIIKNIASIGYTQPTPIQIQAIPTMMDRREILACAPTGSGKTAAFLLPIMHHLKEHKKKGYRALILAPTRELAKQIYREFLRLSEGLGLKAHYISKSTTEKRLEKKYDVLVSTPNRLVYMLQEDPPLINLSQVEWLVIDESDKLFEDGKTGFRDQLAKVYQACDSNNVKRAMFSATFAMEVEEWCKLNLDNVLQVYIGAKNSATTTIEQELKFVGTESGKLLAVRDIIAKGVQPPVLIFVQSKERARELFHELIYDGMNVDVIHSDQTQEQRDNAVKNFRSGKTWILICTELMGRGMDFIGVNLVINYDFPNSAISYIHRIGRTGRAGRSGRAITFFTESDSMYLRSIARVMVNAGCPVPNYMLDMKRPNKKIRRAAKRVPKRDRISTVSQYDIDKLNKKRKYISKDKGKSNKRAKLKRDAEKS